tgaaggataaatTGAAGAAACATGTTTATTTTGTTGACACTTAGaccacaaataaaagaaaaatagccaGCCTCTGGGGTCCTTGCATATAGGGATGAAAGTTGCCATAGGGCAACACAAATTTAGGAAACAAGTATTCAGAGAGCTACTGTTTTAAGAAAGCCCTTCTTTGTTCATTTCTTGGAGATTTTTTATACTTTCTTAGATTTTCTGATAGTTTAGTTGAAGATGCATACACTCATGAAAAGCTAACTATACAAACTATAAAACAGTTGATATCCAAAGGTATATAATATATGCCAAATTGATGATTAAGTCCATAACTATTATTATGAAATTTTAGGGAAAAGAGCCCAAAGTCTTCTAAATCATCATTCGTCCCAGGAAAACTGTCCCTAAGCCATCACAGGCAGATATGCCTGATACTTTTCAAGTCCTAATTCCTCTTCCTAGCAAACTAGATCCTTGGATATGAAGTTCCAAGTTATTTCTCCTTTGAACTTTATAAAGAGCtatttagaagagaaaatagggaaaatatcATGGCTTCATAGAAGAGAatttttataatactgtgttCATCTCTAGATACAGAAACTATTAATAGAGCAGCAGACATGTGTAATCAGCCctggtctttattttaaattttccccTGAGGATGTAAAAATGAGTGGAGTGGAAACAAGGATACATGGAATCCAGTAACTAGCTCTAAATCTGTCAGTAAAGCTATGATGTCCCATCACACACCCTGGATCTGTGCTTAAGGCTGCTAAGCTCCCATGACCCTCTGGACTGCTTCTAAAGTCATTAACTTCCTTTTCAATCTTATGATTTCAGCTTAGGCTTCATCTGATAGTATATCATAAGTGCTGACCACTAACCAAGAATATTCGTGACGGGTGCTGCAGTACCAGAAAGAGGTATGgctctattttctaaataaatcttGTTTTTCAACTCACTAGTTATCTTAACAAAGTAACTTCCTTCATCATCTGCActaaatattaatttcatttatgTTTATTGCCTGTATATGTTTGCatacgtgctcagtcatgtctgactctgcaaccccatgaactgtagcctaccaggctcctctgtccatggattttccaggcaagaatactagagtgggttaccatttcctcctctaggagatcatcccaacccagggatcaaacctgcatctctggtattggcaggcagattgtttaccactgagcactTGGAAAGTCCCTATTGTTTGTATATATGAATCAACTAATAGCCAATTCATTTTGCGCTAGGATAGCTCTTACCATACTGTACTATAACTTCTTCATACTTCTGAGCTATCACTCCTCTCCCCCACCATTCTATGAGCTGTTCAAAGGCAGAGATGTGTCCTTAAGCATCTCTGTTTCCATATAGTGTGGATATCATTATTAGGAGATGACAGTAAATTCtataaaaatgaatcaaatgCTGTTTAAGATAAGTAAAActatcatctgcaaaatgagtaGCTTGAACTAAATGATCTCTAAACTTCTAGTATTCATTACTtgtttgaaagttttaaaattttctttttttgacctaATATAAGTCAATGGCTTGACTTAGTTATAAATAAGCAGTCAAATCTAAATATCAAAAGTACAAGGAAAGCTTTTTTATAACGACCAATAAATTTATTAATGGTACTAAAGAAACctatttcttatttaattaatttatccattttatttggcATCTTTCATTCAAACACCTgagaatttcaaaattatttataatatttaacagACAAGTAAAACAAACGATTAATCTCTGTCAAGATATAAGtgttttaatattataattaacCTTATGATTTAGTGCCTTTCTTAGTACTTTAGGAAGCAACTTAACAGGTCCACTTTAGGTTCTGAGGttgggaaagttttaaaaaatagtggaGTGAAAAGATAACTTTCAGTGGTTTAGAATGATAAACAATACTTTCAAACGATAAACTTGCTCTGtcgtttatttactcattcattctatAATATTTATGAGCATTTATGAGCAAAGTACATATGTGTTGGCCCTGTGTGAGCCCTTTATATATCAATCGGAAAGTCTATGAGGGAAGataacaaacacatacacaccactGATCTGAAAGACAGATTTAAAGTTCCCTAGAAGGGGAAAGATAGAAATTACCTTGGAAGGAGGCTAAGGGAAGACTTTGTCAAGAAGTGTCAAGAAGAGCTGAAAGATGTGTAGCTTTTGCACACACATAGATGGAGAAAATGTCATTTCATGAAGAAGAAATACCATGAAAAAAGACAGATAGGTGGGAAAACATATAGCTCATGTCCCTGATATAGTAAAGTAGTTGTTTATTGAAATATAGGGTGTACAAAAAGGGAGAAGTGAGAGAGGGGCTAGGAAACTTCAGTTGCAACCAgactctgtgcgtgtgtgtgtgtgtgtgtgtgtgtgtgtgtgtgtgcactaagtcacttcagtcatatctgactctgcgaccctatggactgtagcctgccaggctcctctgtctatcagattctacaggcaagaatactggagtggactgccatgccctcctccaggggctcttccaagaGGCTTAAATATCAGGCCAGGAagtctggattttattttgaAGACGCTGAAGGACCACTGAAGATTTTTAGAGAAGTAATGTGAGATAATTGGAAGCTATAATGTATAGAGAATTATTTTGGAAACAGTTTGTAGCAGAATATAGTGAGTGTTGGTGGTGGTAGAAAGGACAGATGGTAATTATTTGATACCTTTCAAatgtggttatttttttttaaaggcatttctccaaagaagacatacagatggctaacaaacacatgaaaagatgctcaacatcactcattatcagagaaatgcaaatcaaaaccacaatgaggtaccatttcacaccagtcagaatggctgcaatccaaaagtctacaagcaataaatgctggagagggtgtggataaaagggaaccctcttacactgttggtgggaatgcaaactagtacagccactatggagaacagtgtggagattccttaaaaaaaaaaaaaaatagaactggcttatgacccagcaatcccactgctgggcatacacaccgaggaaaccagaattgaaagagacacatgtaccccaatgttcatcgcagcactgtttataatagccaggacatggaagcaacctagatgtccatcagcagatgaatggataagaaagctgtggtacatatacacaatggagtattcctcagccattaaaaagaatacatttgaatcagttctaatgaggtggatgaaactggagcctattatacagagtgaaataagccagaaagaaaaacaccaatatggtatactaacacatatatatggaatttagaaagatggtaatgataaccctgtatgcgagacagcaaaagagacacagatgtatagaacagacttttggactctgtgggagagggagagggtgggatgatttgggagtatggcattgaaacatgtatactatcacgtaaaaaaggaatcgccagtctatgttcgatgcaggatacaggatgcttggggctggtgcactgggatgacccagagagatgatgtggggagagaggtgggagggggttcaggattgggaactcatgtacacccatggcggattcatgtcaatgtatggcaaaaccaatacagtactgtaaagtaaaataaaaataaataaataaataatgaaaaaaataaaattaaataaataaaaaataaaaggctatATCAAAAATCTCAGCAGCACCACCTAGTGCCTCACAGGCTAACACTGCCTGATTTGGAGAAAACCCAATACAGGGCTAGCTAGAATAAGTTTACAGAGATTCTTTCTTCCACAATTGCACCTGAATTCAGAAAAGTGATGGTgaaagaggcaggttaagtggaaAGCAAACTGAGAAATAATGCAAAGGTTGAGAATAATGAACTAATTTTTCTCTGTGATCTTAGTTATATACCCTCAAAATGATTCACCTTCAAATTTTTTACTGTATATCAACATTGCTTGGTGgaaaataatgactttttttggccacactgcaaaggttgtgggatctcagttctccatccagggattggacccaggccaCCTCAGTGAAAGCCTGTAATACTAACCACTAggtcaccagggaactcccagcaatgacatttttaatgaaaggaaaaaatagatggACAAATGAATAGATGACATACCCTCACAGCAAATATAATTGTTAGCAGTAGTAAACCTGGAAAGTTATATCCCATCTACAACCACAACCATAGCTCCCTGTATATGTATCCTTGACACAGAGACTAATTCAGTCTCTTTCATTGCCAGCAGTTCTTGCATGCTGAAGCAATCTTCCCACTTTACAAACCCTAACCCCTCTCTTACCAGGGAGAAAGAGCTATGTAACAGGCCAACAAATCATATTTCAACCAAAGATTATCTACCATATTATAAATTGATGAGTTGTTCCCATCTCcttaaagaataaaagagaagaatGTGGAGGAACATAGGAAATCACTACTTCTGCACTATCTCATCCCTATAGCTTTCTGATTAGAGCTTATTTATTGCCCTGATAAAGCTGGGCAGATAAAGCTGCCCTGATAAAGATAGGCCAGACCAAGCAACAATCTCTTGCTATAAGAGACATGACCATGTGTCGTTGAACAGTAAGACTTTGAATGTGATTCTGGGAATAGAACAAGCATGAGCAAGTACAACAATTTCCTCAcccagaaagggaaagggaagtcactcagtcgtgtccaattctgcgaccccatggactgtaacccactaggctcctccatccatgggattttccaggcgagagtactggagtaggttgccgtttccttctccaggggatcttccccaccttggaatcgaaccagggtctcctgcatcataggcagacactttaccgtctgagccaccaagaaagtatATGCTGCAGTTCTCCTCAGAGCCTTAACTTAGGTGCAGATTTTGGAAATGTATTTCACCCTTTTTCCTCATTAAAATAACTAGATAGCTTCTAAAGTTTCCCCAGCCTTGGTGTTCTGTGGTTCTAAATAGAGTCCACCATGTTCTAGATTAAGATTCTCCTCCAAGGAGTGAGTTCCACTGATAACAAATTTAATTGTTTTCCTTAGGTACAAGCATCACCCAGCAGCTGTTACCTAGGAAGACTTCTTTGTGGGGGAACTAAGCATTTTCCTCCAGATTTTATTCTCAGAAAGAATCTAGAGCTCTTCTAATAGAGAaagagatgatagatagatagatagatagacagacagatagatagatagaaagaagccaatacaatattgtaaagtaaaaaataaataataaaaataaagaaaaaaaagaagatagatACTCATGAAACTACTATCTTTAAAACTTTTCTCTAAAAAACAAACCCATTTAAAAGGAAGATTTATAGGATAGTACTGGAGTAATAAGGCCTAAAATAAGGCATAGCTCTTTTAGCTAGGTCTTAAAGATTAAGAAGTCCATCAGGCAAACATGGATAGGAAATGGGGGAAAAGAGTTCTCTGGGTGCGTATAGGACCCAAACCCTTCTCCTGGGGGCAAAGTCTAGAAGAAAATCTTTTTATTCACCCACCACTCTTGCTTCCTgctgttttcaaaaaatatatacatagcaACACTATAAAATGAAACGTTAGTACGCCCTATAATTTATGGAAGAGCAAAAATTGACAAGATTTTTTATATACATTGCAGGCACCGAGAAGACTCTCCTAGAGAAACATGGATGGAGTTGGAAATCTGACAGTATCTTCCTTCAGTAGTAATGCATGCAATGACACTATTGATGATTTCCGAAATCAAGTGTATTCCACCTTGTACTCTATGATCTCCGTTGTGGGCTTCTTTGGCAATGGCTTTGTGCTCTATATCCTCATAAAAACATATCATGAGAAGTCAGCCTACCAAGTATACATGATTAATTTAGCAGTAGCTGAtctactgtgtgtgtgcacactacCTCTCCGTGTGGTCTATTATGTTCACAAAGGCATTTGGCTCTTTGGTGACTTTTTGTGTCGCCTCAGCACCTATGCCTTGTATGTCAACCTCTATTGTAGCATCTTCTTTATGACAGCCATGAGCTTTTTCCGGTGCATTGCAATTGTTTTCCCAGTCCAAAATATTAATTTGGTTACACAGAAAAAAGCCAGGTTTGTGTGTGTTGGTATTTGGATTTTTGTGATTTTGACTAGTTCTCCATTTTTAATGTCCAAATCttacaaagatgagaaaaataataccaaGTGCTTTGAGCCTCCACAGGACAATCAAGCTAAATATTATGTCTTGGTCTTGCATTATGTGTCATTATTTTTTGGATTTATCATTCCTTTCATTATTATAATTGTATGTTACACAATGATCATTTTGACCTTACTAAAAAATTCAATGAAGAAAAATCTATCAAGTCGTAAAAAAGCTATAGGAATGATCATAGTTGTGACAGCTACCTTTTTGATCAGCTTCATGCCGTATCATATTCAACGTACCATTCACCTTCATTTTTTACACAATGAAACAAAACCCTGTGATTCTGTCCTTAGAATGCAAAAGTCAGTGGTCATAACCTTGTCTCTGGCTGCATCAAATTGTTGCTTTGACCCtctactatatttcttttcagGGGGGAACTTTAGGAGAAGGCTGTCTACATTCAGAAAGCATTCTTTGTCCAGCATGACTTATGTACCCAAGAAGAAGACCTCCTTGccagaaaaaggagaagaaatatataatgaatagtTTAAGCCTATTTTTGATGATTCCCAAATCACTATTTTCTCGAATCAttcacaataaaaataagaacTTCCATTAATAATTTGCACTTATTTGACTTAATGTGTACCTATAAATCTATCTCATTTATGAATTCACATGATTAGAGGTGCTAAAGACATTTTTAGTGTTAAAATTCAGTTCAAGTCTATGAACTAAATTATAAATGGTTTTCTGAGCTTTCACTTAAAGATGGACAAAATTTGTATCTTGGCACTGTAAAAAATAGGTCTGAGATTAAAGTTTTCCCTCTCAAATAAAAGCTTTACCAAGGGTAAGAACTAGCtttttaagatataaatttaGCTAATAGTTCTCAGTGATCCTAACATATTTCTTTGCATGCATGGCAACAGATGAGAACTGGAGTGAGCCAGGAGCTACATAAAATGTACTATCACCCTCTTTCTTTCTAGCACTGATTGGCTAGGAAAGTATGACCATTTCTTTCCCTCAAGAAAATGATTATGTGTTAGAACAGCCTAGTCTTCAGCCAAATGGCCCTGAAGTCTCCATTCAATGTACAATCTGGAAACTGAGGAAGGTAAACCTAATCAAAAGCTAGTTTGTCTCcaattttcttctgcttctgccttAGGCTCCCAAAAGAGAATAGTAGGGTTTTTGTTGCTCATTGACATTCTTTTAGGGTACTCTCTCCCTAAACAAGATGCAATCCTTCCTTAATAAAGCAGATGACTGGCACTACcatataataacagaaataatttaaaatttatctaaagaagaggaaagggaatCTACTTTTCAACACACTTATTATTGGAACCACAATGAACTGCAATGAGTctctgaataaaaatttaaatgttgatATTGCAAATTTTAAGAAGTACTTAGTTATGCATATTGTATAAACTATATGTAAGAAATTTTGATGTATGCATTTATGAGTGTAAGTTTGTTATAAGCTTTGTTATATTTTGTGCTTTTTACTTTTATTAGCATGTTGACAGGAATACCAAAGATATACTTACAGTGGTTTTTATGTTATAGTGGAAGCTTTCTTCTTAAAATAGCAACAGTTTGATTATGGCTGAAATATAATATTCATGAGCAAGTTTTTGTCAAAGTGTAGTCTGTTCCTTAATTCTGTGTTTCAAAAAGTGCATTATCTCAGAAGAAATGATaacattgaaaaaaagaaaagctaggaTACAAGTTCTATCTGAATCTGCCACATGCATGTAATTTCTATTTCACTTCTAATGTTGCAATCCCTTCGAAAACCTGAAAGATTTATGCATGCATAactctcttcagtcatgtccagctctttacaaccctatggactatatctgtccatggaattctccaggcaagaatactggagtggattgcaatgcccccctccaggggatcttccggacccatgaatcgaacctgcatctcatatgtctcctgcattggcaggcaggctctttaccactagcaccatgtgggaagcccataggatctcaaagataTAGTAAAAACTGATGcccatttatttttaacacaCCTGAGGTTTGTACAAGTAAAAGTACCTGCACTTTTaccctatatttttttcttgcttgacAAAGATCAAATGTAATATGTGTCATAAAATCAGTCCTTATTTCTCATTTACTAAGCTTTTTGTTATTCAATGAGTATATTGTAGTAGAACAACACTACATTGAAAGCCAGAAGACCTGGATGCTAATCTGATCTCTATCACTTACTAGCAGTGAAATTTGAAGCAAGTAACATAAACTCTGATTCTCAGCTTCCTCACTTgaaaagtgggaataataatactTGTCCTGCCTTTCTTACAACGCACATTTGAAACTCAAATGTAATCATAGTATACAAACATATTTTGACACACATATGTTAAAATTTTACCTTAAAACATACAGTGTGGTACAATTTATCACACTAAATATAAGGTATTTAGAAATGATTTTGTTACTTAAGCATACCGATTCATATTTactattgggttagccaaaaagttcaggTTTCCTGCAACCACATATGcgaaatccaaatgaactttttggccaacccaatacagaGATTCTCAATTCTGAAAGAATTAGAACAAAATATGGCCATAGTTAAAATGTATTACACATAAAataatcttgtttattttttcctacctccacGTTTTTGCTTGTGTTCTCATTTCCAACAACAGTGCAACTTCCTCCCACTCAGAAACATACCATGCTTCAATCACCTACAAACTCACCATGGATTTATTCTTCTCTAATGCTGTACATATTATAACCTGCACCACACTGTTTTGCACTCAATTTTTTTGCTAGTTTTTCCAAATATATTAGTATTTTCTCCCAAAGTGAAATAATTGCTTTGTGTAATTATCAGTTACTTGAAAATTATGCCTTTAAATCATGGTGCCTAATATTTAATGAGCGTTTGCTCTGTTTTAATTACTTTATCTGTATCAGTTCATTTAATGTTTACAACTGCCCTGTGAGGTGGGTACAATTATTATCCTTGTTTTACTGATTTAAAAAcagaggcacaaagaggttaagtaatttatcTAATGTCAGATAGCTGGTAAGCATCAGAATCAGAGTTCAAATCTAGCCtggtgccctgtgatgacctagaggggtgccCCTAGACCTAATGGGAtgggaggatgggaggaaggctcaagagggaaggtatgtatatatatggttgaTTCCTGtttctgtatagcagaaaccaacacaatattgtaaagcaattattctccaatttaaaaaattaattcctgtctcacaaaataattaaataagcaaataaaggcCTTCTgagataattaaatatatttctcaataTTTACCTCCTATTAACACTTTAGTGATTCCAACCACTCAGAAGCTTGAAAGTTGAGATTAGATCTCAGAGCAATGTAAATTTGTAGACCCTTTCCAGTAGCAACATTACTTTGGAGGTGGGGAAAAAAACTCACTTTTTCTATTCTACTTTATGTGCACAAGCTAGGTTAGATTGTATTTCCTTAACTCTAAAATAGCACAATATTTCTGAGAGGCCAAATCCAGAACATTTTCTTTGACCCATCCTAGATCTCTGTTATCCTAGATAAAACACAAGACAAATTCTAACtcctcattcatttgttcattgcttcatttttctttgaacTGTATAGAATCCCTTTTTATAATTCCCTCTGTAATAATTCTACAAAAATCACAAGAATATATTTCTATTCTAAATTACAAAAAACATAGCTTAAATTATATCAAACAGTTTTTTTTATAGAACA
The nucleotide sequence above comes from Capricornis sumatraensis isolate serow.1 chromosome X, serow.2, whole genome shotgun sequence. Encoded proteins:
- the CYSLTR1 gene encoding cysteinyl leukotriene receptor 1, coding for MDGVGNLTVSSFSSNACNDTIDDFRNQVYSTLYSMISVVGFFGNGFVLYILIKTYHEKSAYQVYMINLAVADLLCVCTLPLRVVYYVHKGIWLFGDFLCRLSTYALYVNLYCSIFFMTAMSFFRCIAIVFPVQNINLVTQKKARFVCVGIWIFVILTSSPFLMSKSYKDEKNNTKCFEPPQDNQAKYYVLVLHYVSLFFGFIIPFIIIIVCYTMIILTLLKNSMKKNLSSRKKAIGMIIVVTATFLISFMPYHIQRTIHLHFLHNETKPCDSVLRMQKSVVITLSLAASNCCFDPLLYFFSGGNFRRRLSTFRKHSLSSMTYVPKKKTSLPEKGEEIYNE